DNA from Methanocalculus alkaliphilus:
TGCCGGTCAGGATACATTTGGTTGTGGTATTCCCCATCTCGATGGATGCGACGATGAAGTACGGCTTGTTCTTGTATTCTGGCATCTGCATGCCGGCACCGTGGGTTATCGACGGTGGGGGCGGGCTATGAACGATGTGTGGTTTCTTCCCAAAGAATCGCTTCAAAAAACCGGCGCACATACTAATCGATACTCAAGGGAGAACAATATATCTTTCTGTTTCACGTTTGGTGCAAGTCAGAAGAGGAGCGGTTTTAATATCAGGATGATCCCGATGATGATCGGCTGATGGATGAGGTAGATGATGAGGGTGTGCCTTCCGATGAAGGCGAGTGCCTGTACCGGTTTATTCACCTCCCTTTGTACAATATTCCCTGTATATAGGATGGATCCGGCCACGAGTCCTAGGAGCATAACTGCAAACCAGGGGATGATTGGGAGATAGTCAAGGCTGTACAAGCCGGGGGTGTGGATGCCGAGGGGGATGAGGTAGTCCGGTCCTGCAATCGGGTAGACAAAGAACCAGATGAGGAGAATAAACGCTGCCGGCAGGATATTCCATCTGCCGAACCTGAGGAAGGGGATGGCAAGAATGGTTCCCGCTCCGATGAGATGGAGGATTCCCCAGATAATGAATCCTTCCCGAGGATAGATCCACGTGGCAACGGTAATGCCTGCACCGATGAGAAGCAGAAAAAGGCCTCTATGGAGGAGTGGTATGGCTATACTGTCAATACGTTTTCTTTTCAGCGATTCTGCCTTCAGGTGAAGCGATATTCCGGCAATGAAGATGAAGGTGCCTGCTATGGGAATTGCCGCATACCAGATATCCGGATGGATGGTATAGATCCCAAAGTACGCGAGATCAAAGAGAATATGGTAGATGATCATCAGGGTGAGGGCGGTTCCGCGTGCCGCATCAAGAGCGCCATCCCGGACTACGCCTGACCCCATACTTGGAAGATCTCTCTGTATGGTGGGATAAAGTACTCTCTCTTCTGGAAATACCACCGATGTTGAGGGGAAAAATAGTAATCATATCAGGAGAGATGTTGTAGAAGAGTCAGATGCATCTGAAATCCTGCCCGAAAGGGTATATGATCGAGACCCATCGTGCGGTCTCCCCGGAGTCGACGCTTGAGAGGGTAGAGCCGCTCCTTCCACAGGCAGGTATTACACGCGTTGCTGATATCACCGGTCTTGACCGCCTTGGTATCCCGGTATTCTCCTGCATCCGCCCGACGGCAGCAGGTGGTGCCATCTCGGTCTATAATGGAAAGGGGGCCACACCGGTTGCCGCGCGGGTCTCAGCGATCATGGAGGGGATAGAACGGTGTTCTGCTGAGATGGAGAAGCCCCCGGTCACTGTCGCGCGGTATTCGGATCTCCTCTCCAGAGAGCCGGCAGTGAACCCGGTGGATCTGATCCTCCCTTCCGGTGCAGATCCGGATGCCCCCCTCCCTTGGGTGGCAGGATATGATATCCTCAGGGAAGAGGAGGTTCTCCTCCCCGCACATGCTGTCTATCACCCGGTTGCGAGAGCCTGCAGCCCCCTCTTCAGGACGAATACAAACGGAATCGCCTCGGGGAACACCCTTGAGGAGGCGATCTTCCATGGCCTGATGGAGGTGATCGAGCGGGATGCGTGGTCGATCGTTGAAGCAACACGGTATACCGGAGAGCGGATCATTGATATTTCTGATCCGATGAGCAGGGAGATTATTGATCGCTTCTCCCATGCCGGCATTGATCTTACGATCCGCAATATCACAAGCGACATCGGGATACCCACCTGTGCGGCTGTCGCTGATGATACCGTCCTCCTGGATCCCTCCCTCCTTGTGACCGGGATGGGGACGCATACAACACCGGAGATCGCCATCCTCCGTGCCCTCACCGAGGTTGCGCAGAGCCGCCTTACCCAGATCCATGGAGCCCGGGAAGATACGGTCGTTGCTGATATGCGCAGACAGATAGGATATGAACGGACGAAGAGGCTCAACGGCTACTGGTTCCGGGAGAACGGGGATGTCGGGTTCTCATCCCTACCGACCTATACAAGTGATGATCTCCTCACCGATATCAGGCATGTCTGTGCGAAACTGGACTCGGCCGGGTACGACCGGGTGATCGTCTCTGACCTGACCCGGCCTGATATGGGTGTTCCGGTTGTGCGGGTTGTCGTCCCGGGCCTTGAGGTCTATGCGATGGATCAGGAACGTATCGGAGAGAGGTGTAAGCATGCCCGGCGTAGTCGTCTTCCTCGGTCCAAGTCTGCCGCATGATGAAGCGCGGGCGATCTGCCCGGGCGCAACGTTTCTCCCCCCTGTCCGGCGGGGTGATCTCCTTGCTGTTTCCGGGTCTGATGTATCTGTCGTCTGTATCATCGACGGGTACTTCTTCCAGGATGCGGCGGTCGGCCATCGTGAGATACTCTCTCTCCTGAAGGCCGGAAAGAGGGTAATCGGTGCGTCAAGTATGGGAGCGCTCAGGGCAGCGGAACTTGACACCCTCGGGATGGAGGGGGTCGGCCTGATCTACTCCCTGTACCGGGATGGGACGCTCG
Protein-coding regions in this window:
- a CDS encoding YcaO-related McrA-glycine thioamidation protein, whose product is MHLKSCPKGYMIETHRAVSPESTLERVEPLLPQAGITRVADITGLDRLGIPVFSCIRPTAAGGAISVYNGKGATPVAARVSAIMEGIERCSAEMEKPPVTVARYSDLLSREPAVNPVDLILPSGADPDAPLPWVAGYDILREEEVLLPAHAVYHPVARACSPLFRTNTNGIASGNTLEEAIFHGLMEVIERDAWSIVEATRYTGERIIDISDPMSREIIDRFSHAGIDLTIRNITSDIGIPTCAAVADDTVLLDPSLLVTGMGTHTTPEIAILRALTEVAQSRLTQIHGAREDTVVADMRRQIGYERTKRLNGYWFRENGDVGFSSLPTYTSDDLLTDIRHVCAKLDSAGYDRVIVSDLTRPDMGVPVVRVVVPGLEVYAMDQERIGERCKHARRSRLPRSKSAA
- a CDS encoding heparan-alpha-glucosaminide N-acetyltransferase → MGSGVVRDGALDAARGTALTLMIIYHILFDLAYFGIYTIHPDIWYAAIPIAGTFIFIAGISLHLKAESLKRKRIDSIAIPLLHRGLFLLLIGAGITVATWIYPREGFIIWGILHLIGAGTILAIPFLRFGRWNILPAAFILLIWFFVYPIAGPDYLIPLGIHTPGLYSLDYLPIIPWFAVMLLGLVAGSILYTGNIVQREVNKPVQALAFIGRHTLIIYLIHQPIIIGIILILKPLLF
- a CDS encoding TfuA-related McrA-glycine thioamidation protein, whose translation is MPGVVVFLGPSLPHDEARAICPGATFLPPVRRGDLLAVSGSDVSVVCIIDGYFFQDAAVGHREILSLLKAGKRVIGASSMGALRAAELDTLGMEGVGLIYSLYRDGTLVSDDEVALVFDPESWLPLSDPLINIRCTLRLAEEKGILTRDERQLLLRTAIDLFYPERTFDRLAGMVSPDRRGAFVAFTQRSAVDQKRNDAIEALERVAALIG